The window GCTTGTAGTAGCAAACAAAGATGCAAAAGTATCTTTAGGCGACAATGTAACTGTCGGTAAACTTGTTGTGCCAGCAGGTTCAGATTTCTCTACTATTATTGATAACTATAACAATTTAAAAGAAAATATTACAGAAGTCGTGAATGAAGAAGGGGCAGAAATCGATACGACTGTAGTAAGTGTCTCTACAATCGAGGGCTTCCGTGTTGCATTAGCAGATACTCACATAAAAACAATTAACCTAACAGCTAATCTAGAGAACGTATCAGAAAGAATCGTTGTTGACCGTGCTGTAACAATCAACGGTGGCGAACATACAATTAGCTTCACAAACGATATTAATGAGCTTGCCTATGGTAGCCGTCAAGGAATTACGGTTGTAGCAGATGATGTACAAATTAATGATTTAGCTGTTACATTAACGGAAAAAGCGGAGTGGCAAGGTGCTTACGCAGTACAAGTTTATAATGCACAAAATGTATTACTTAATAATATCACTACTTCAGGAGCAGATGCAGGATTACTTGTAAATGCAGCAGAAGTTGAATTAACAGGAACAACAACTGTTTCAGGCAATGAATTTGGCGGTATCGAAGTATCTAAAGGTACGGAAGAAGGCCTATCAAACGCTGACCTTATCGTGAACGGTTCTATTGCGAATGAGACGGAAGCTTATGGAGAGCCAACAATTTGGCTGGTTCATAACCAAGATCCTGCAAAAACAGCGCAAGGAACAGTTGCAGGCAGTGGTTTAGACGGTACGGTCGTTAACTATCTCGACAAAGTTGATGGATACCAAACACAATACTTCATGCAAAATGCACCAGTTCAAATAGTGAGTATGGAAGGGAAAACAACTTCCCTAGATTCAATGAATCTTGCATCAATCGAAGTGATTGCTCAGTCCGAAAAAGAGCTATATGAATTAGAAGTAGATCATAATATCACAGGATTACCAGAATTCAGTGTTTATGCAAGTGAAGAAAATCCATATGGTTCAGAGGAAGCAAAAGCACAATTCGAAGCTCTAGGCGTGATGGTGACTTATAATGCAGAGGCTAAAAAATGGACGATTGAATTCGGTTCTGAAATTTCAAATCAACTAATCGCACAAGAAGATGTAACGTTCTATGTAGTAATTGCTGACCAAAATAAATATACATTTGGTTCTATGTTCAACACTACTAGTCAAAATACTTTGAAATTACAGTTCTAATATTATAATCAGGGAAGAGAATTGGTTCAGATGACTGGACTGATTCTCTTTTTTCATCTCCAATTATCTCTTAACTAGGTAGCTTATAAATTTTGCGAAAAAGATAATTCCTAAAGAAATCATAGATTAGTGGTATAATAATTTAGTTATTGCAAAGAGAAATTGGAGTTGTACATTTTGAGAATTAAAGAATGGGATTTACTGAGAGTTGTTGCCTGCTTATCAGTCTTACTTTTACATACAACAACTTTTAATAATCAGGCAAAAGGGGCAACCGGAAATTCAGATTTGGTGCATTTTTTAAGAATACTTTTATGCTATGCCACACCAACCTTTATTTTATTGTCGATTATTATATTAGCAACTATTTATAGAAATCAAGTACCAGGAAAATTTTGGTCGAAGCGAATACAATTTTTAATTCTTCCCTTTTTATTTTGGGGAATTGTTGATGCCTTTGTATCTTTTTATGTTTCTGAAAATGCAGATTTATCCAGTATAATTTATGAAAATATCTTTACTGGTAGATTTGTAGGCTGGTTTATTTTAGTGATTCTACAGTTGTATTTATTATATTGGTGTATGGTCAAATTTAAATGGAATTCAATAATTGTGTTGCCGCTTGCAGTATTGCTCTATTTCTTGCAGCAACAATTTTTTGCCTTACCCATTGAATTTAACTATGAAAATGGACGTTTTGAAAAACTGTATGGAACCATGTGGTTAATCTATTTTGTTGCCGCTTATTTGATTGGGGTTCACTACGAAAAGATACGTCCAGTTTTAAAGAAATATAGATTTGCCACAATAATTTTCACAGCCCTTGCTGCACTCTATATTTGGACCAACTTCCAACAAGGTCAAACGGATATTCACTCCAGAAGAATGGACCTAGTTCCTTTTGTAGTGGGGATGACCAGTATGATTTTGGCATATGGACAATTGCTTCCACACTTTAAAATTGTACAAATCATAAGTAAATACGCATTTATGATCTATCTGATTCACTGGAATATCTTAAATTTAACTGTAGGCTTCTATGGAGATGCTGTAACATCGAGTCCTTTACGTATTCTACTAATGTTCACCGTCACACTAATTTTATCTATACAGACAGCCAAAATATTATCCTACCTGCCATTCGGAAAATGGATTGTGGGGAAAGTCAGATAGAAACAAGCCATGTTCGCTTAGGTGAACATGGTTTTTTCAATTTAGTTGTATATGTACCATGTCCACAAACAATTCAAGAACAATTCAGAATCGATTTGGGACCAGGTCCACACATAATTCAAGAACAATTCAGGACCAACTCCACATACAATTGCCAAGTTCAAATCAGAACTTGGCTTTTTATAGTTGTAGGACATGGTCCATAGTGAATTATTGTAATTATAGGAAAATTGATAGAAAAGTGATGCTTGTTAATTAGTTAAATGTAAAGAGGCATATTTTTCATATTTTTAGAATAATAGAAATAGGTAGTAAATTATAGAGATTACTAGATTCCCGTCTTAGAGCACGATAATTATCTTAAAAGAGGTGTAGAGAAAGTATGGAGAAGCGTAATTTGAAAAAGTCTTTGAATGTCTTTTTAGCAACAACCTTAACAGCCAGTGTGGCCCTTCCAATGGTACCAGCGTCTGTATCGGCAGAAACAGTAGCAACGGATTTAATTATTTCGGAATATATTGAGGGAAGCAGCTTTAACAAGGCAATTGAGATTTACAATGGAACGGGTGCAGCAGTTGATCTAAGCCAATATAAGATAGAGGGTTATTTCAATGGCTCTTCAACACCAAGTCAAACACTAGATTTATCGGGGACTTTAGAAAACGGGGCAACCTATGTCATTTATCATGGATCGGCTTCAGAGGAAATCAAGGCAAAAGGAAACCTATTAAATTCGTCAGTCATTAACTTTAATGGTGACGACGCAATTGTGCTAAAGAAAAATGATGAAATCATTGATTCATTAGGACAAGTCGGTGTAGATCCAGGCACAAACTGGGGAACTGATGTGAAGACAGCAGACATGACCCTTGTACGAAAAAGCTCCATCATATCTGGAGATACGAATCCATACGATGACTTTGACCCTGCCAGCCAGTGGACAGGCTATCCGACAAATACATTCTCATACCTAGGTTCTCATATTCTAGGTGACGAAGAGAACGTTACGCCAGTTGAAGGAACAATCACGGAGGTGCGAACTCTTCCTAAAGGCAGTACTGTTACAACTACAGGTATCGTAACTGCTGTTATGGGAGCAACGACTTTTATTCAGGATGAAAACTCAGGGATTGTTCTGTATGGTTATGACTTGAATGTTGAGCCTGGAGACAAAGTCCGTGCAACGGGTGAATTAACAGAATATCGTTCTTTACTAGAAATCAATGTGACACCTGAAAGTATCGAAGTGTTAGAGAAAACAACTGTACCAGAACCAGAAGTCGTGACAGCTGCCCAACTCCAAGAAGAGAAAGAAGGAAAACTTGTCACGGTTCAAAATGTAAGAATTGACTCATTAACAAGTGGAAATTTCAAGGCAACGGATGGGCAAGGCAACTCTTTTGAGTTACGCCCGACTGATTCTTCTCTACTTTCTGTTGGGACAACCTATGAGGCGATTACTGGGGTACTAG is drawn from Lysinibacillus sp. SGAir0095 and contains these coding sequences:
- a CDS encoding acyltransferase family protein, encoding MRIKEWDLLRVVACLSVLLLHTTTFNNQAKGATGNSDLVHFLRILLCYATPTFILLSIIILATIYRNQVPGKFWSKRIQFLILPFLFWGIVDAFVSFYVSENADLSSIIYENIFTGRFVGWFILVILQLYLLYWCMVKFKWNSIIVLPLAVLLYFLQQQFFALPIEFNYENGRFEKLYGTMWLIYFVAAYLIGVHYEKIRPVLKKYRFATIIFTALAALYIWTNFQQGQTDIHSRRMDLVPFVVGMTSMILAYGQLLPHFKIVQIISKYAFMIYLIHWNILNLTVGFYGDAVTSSPLRILLMFTVTLILSIQTAKILSYLPFGKWIVGKVR